In Miscanthus floridulus cultivar M001 chromosome 5, ASM1932011v1, whole genome shotgun sequence, one genomic interval encodes:
- the LOC136453181 gene encoding subtilisin-like protease SBT3.11 isoform X2: MSGTSMATPHVAGIIALLKALHPNWSPAALKSAIITTDGMPILAEGLPRKIADPFDYGGGHINPNRAADPGLIYDINPKDYNYFFDCTIKTSVSCNATSTPGYLLNLPSISAPDLRYPVTMWRTVTNVGEVNAVYHVAIENPAGIKIEVEPSVLVFNAAKKVHTFQVKLSPLRRLQGDYTFGSLTWYNNQKKVRIPIAARITMYDLFADVA; the protein is encoded by the exons ATGTCAGGGACATCAATGGCTACCCCACATGTAGCTGGCATCATCGCGCTGTTGAAAGCTCTGCATCCAAACTGGTCTCCTGCTGCACTGAAATCTGCAATCATCACCACTG ATGGCATGCCAATACTGGCTGAAGGATTGCCTCGAAAGATTGCCGACCCATTTGACTATGGAGGTGGGCACATCAACCCTAACAGAGCCGCAGATCCTGGACTGATTTATGACATCAATCCAAAAGATTACAACTACTTCTTTGATTGCACCATCAAAACATCTGTTAGCTGCAATGCAACATCGACACCTGGGTATCTCTTGAACCTGCCATCCATCTCAGCTCCAGATCTGAGGTATCCAGTTACCATGTGGAGAACTGTCACAAATGTAGGCGAGGTCAATGCAGTGTACCATGTTGCAATTGAGAACCCGGCTGGAATCAAGATCGAAGTTGAGCCATCTGTTCTTGTGTTCAATGCTGCAAAAAAAGTTCACACATTTCAAGTCAAGCTATCACCTCTGCGGAGGTTACAAGGGGATTATACATTTGGAAGCCTTACTTGGTACAATAACCAAAAGAAGGTCAGGATTCCAATAGCAGCCCGGATCACGATGTATGATTTATTTGCAGATGTTGCATAA
- the LOC136453181 gene encoding subtilisin-like protease SBT3.11 isoform X1, whose amino-acid sequence MSGTSMATPHVAGIIALLKALHPNWSPAALKSAIITTASVTDEDGMPILAEGLPRKIADPFDYGGGHINPNRAADPGLIYDINPKDYNYFFDCTIKTSVSCNATSTPGYLLNLPSISAPDLRYPVTMWRTVTNVGEVNAVYHVAIENPAGIKIEVEPSVLVFNAAKKVHTFQVKLSPLRRLQGDYTFGSLTWYNNQKKVRIPIAARITMYDLFADVA is encoded by the exons ATGTCAGGGACATCAATGGCTACCCCACATGTAGCTGGCATCATCGCGCTGTTGAAAGCTCTGCATCCAAACTGGTCTCCTGCTGCACTGAAATCTGCAATCATCACCACTG CATCTGTAACTGATGAAGATGGCATGCCAATACTGGCTGAAGGATTGCCTCGAAAGATTGCCGACCCATTTGACTATGGAGGTGGGCACATCAACCCTAACAGAGCCGCAGATCCTGGACTGATTTATGACATCAATCCAAAAGATTACAACTACTTCTTTGATTGCACCATCAAAACATCTGTTAGCTGCAATGCAACATCGACACCTGGGTATCTCTTGAACCTGCCATCCATCTCAGCTCCAGATCTGAGGTATCCAGTTACCATGTGGAGAACTGTCACAAATGTAGGCGAGGTCAATGCAGTGTACCATGTTGCAATTGAGAACCCGGCTGGAATCAAGATCGAAGTTGAGCCATCTGTTCTTGTGTTCAATGCTGCAAAAAAAGTTCACACATTTCAAGTCAAGCTATCACCTCTGCGGAGGTTACAAGGGGATTATACATTTGGAAGCCTTACTTGGTACAATAACCAAAAGAAGGTCAGGATTCCAATAGCAGCCCGGATCACGATGTATGATTTATTTGCAGATGTTGCATAA